A genomic window from Pocillopora verrucosa isolate sample1 chromosome 7, ASM3666991v2, whole genome shotgun sequence includes:
- the LOC136282261 gene encoding tetratricopeptide repeat protein 28-like, producing the protein MNNVEKVRVTFPMSVGFTVVTFLVNTGRGLQAMMLGEECLISLKSDKLESKTGFKLTKAINAIMLDVAFTASNYTSAERYAKELLDMYHASGDTFEEGRITFELGEIYQHQKEFKKAKQYYQKAVDMTKCTADKKTEAKCYLAMGNLSYSRSEYHKAKRYYEKALAITVSYGDRIMEATIYGNLGTSVQSLGEYNKAEKYYKKALEIRKKTGDREGEATDYGNLGTLFHSLGEYEKAKEYTEKSLAIRKEIGDRRGEAADYGNLGSLFQSLGEYEKAKEYIEKALAIRKEIGDRKGEAADYGNLGSLFQSLGEYEKAKENTEKALVIRKEIGDRKGEAADYGNLGTLFRSLGEYEKAKEYIEKALAIRKEIGDRRGAASGYRILGSLFQSLGEYEKARENTEKALAIRKEIGDRKGEAADYGNLGTLFRSLGEYEKALDYTEKAIAIRKEIGDRKGEATDYGKLGKLFHSLGEYKKAKEYTEKALSIRKEIGDRSGEAASYGNLGSLFQLLCEYQKAKEYTEMALTIRKEIGDREGEADDYGNLGTLFHSLGEYEKAKEYTEKALAIRKEIGDREGEAADYGSLGTLFHSLGEYEKAKEYTKKALLIRKEIGDRKGEAADYGNLGSLFQSLRAYQRAKEFTEKALEIRKEIGDREGEAADYGSLGTLFHSLGEYEKAEEHTEKALAIRTEIGDRKGEAAAYENLASLFNSQGEYQKAKEYTAKALAIRMEIGDKKGEAAAYGNLGTLFHSLGEFEKAKEYTKKALVIRKEIGDRKGEAADYGNLGSLFQSLCEYKKAKEYIEKALAIRKEIGDREGEAAAYGNLGASFQSLCEYQKAKEYTEKALAIRKEIGDKGGEAADYRNLGIIFHSLGEYEKAKKFTERALAITKETGDRKGEAANYGNFGTLFHSLGEYEKAKEYTEKALAIRKETGDRRGEAADYGNLGTLFHSLGEYEKAKEYTEKALAIRKENVDRKGEAADYGNLGSLFHSLGEYEKAKEYTERALAIRKEIGDREGVAAGYGNLGTLFQSLGEYEKAKEYTKKALAIRKEIGDRKGEAVDYGNLGSLFQSLCEYEKAKEYTEKALAMRKEIGDRGGEATGYRNLGTLLHSLCEYEKAKEYTERALAIRKDIGDRKGEAADYRNLGTIFHSLGEYEKAKEYTEKALAITKETGDRKGEAADYGNLGSLFHSLGEYEKAKESTEKALAIRKEVGDRRGEAADYGNLGTLFHSLGEYEKAKESTEKALPIREEIGDRRGEAADYGNLGSLFHSLGEYEKAKEYTEKALAIRKEIGDRKGEAANCRNLGTLFHSIGEYEKAKGYTEKSLAIRKEIGDRVGEADDYRNLGSLFQSLCEYQKAKEYTQKALAIRKEIGDRKGEATGYGELGSLFHSLCEDEKAIEYTEKALAISKDIGDREGEATNCRNLGSLFHSLGKYEKAKEYTEKALAIRKEIDDRKGEAADYGNLGSLFYSLGEYEKAKEYTEKAIAIRKEIGDREGEAADYGNLGSLFQSLCEYEKAKEYTEKALAIRKEIGDRRGEAADYGNLGSLFQSLCEYEKAKEYTEKALAIRKEIGDRRGEAADYGKLGSLFQSLCEYEKAKEYTEKALAIRKEIGDREGEATGYGILGSLSHSLCEYEKAKEYTEKALAIMKENGDREREATDYEKVGTLFQSLCEYEKAKKYTEKALAIRKEIGDREGEAADNGNLGTLFYSLGEYEKAKEYTEKALAIRVEIGDRKGEGADYGYLGTLFYLLGEYKKAKEYIEKALAIRKEIGDRGGEAADYGNLGTLFHSLGEYEKAKEYTEKALAIRKEIGDREGEAADYRNLGTLFHSLGELDKAEVHFSEAISICKVIGHNMSELKTLCGLTVLKLAQTNFKEALSYFSQSIKKFEKLRRFVKDNDYFKISLMEEHGAFPYKMLSKLASVMEEPELSLYVEELRRARALADLMTARYSAKQAQFSGDPQSLFGMHDIIKREVNCTFVYLSVDDEDVWIWILETTGQVLFRRKKGMDSDSFGNAGSVPNPKVLFSESFRHFAIPPTENYEDRSLNDEPVLKLYGDVRRSPLSHNETEDMKTRLRLFYKLIITPAADLLKEPEIIIVPDSCMYQVPFAALLDEGGRYLSDKFRIRIVPSLTVLKLFQDSPSNYHSKTGALIVGAPEVSEVIYRGKKQILDPLPAARKEAEMIGKMLGVIPLLGKDATKEAVLEQMKSVALIHFAAHGNRDRGEIALSPVSTTNSTPQEEEYLLTMADVSKVQLRAKLVVLSCCHSGRGEIKVEGVIGIARAFLGSGARSVLVARWALDDESTEQFMKCFYEHLFRGESASESLHEVRKWMRGNPKYSEVKKWAPFMLIGDNVTLRKEDIICNVQN; encoded by the exons ATGAACAACGTAGAAAAAGTTAGGGTAACCTTCCCAATGAGTGTAGGGTTTACGGTCGTCACCTTCCTCGTGAACACTGGTCGTGGCTTACAAGCCATGATGTTAGGCGAAGAATGTTTGATCTCCCTAAAATCTGACAAGCTTGAATCGAAGACCGGTTTTAAACTTACTAAGGCAATCAATGCGATAATGCTCGACGTGGCTTTCACGGCTTCCAATTACACATCTGCAGAAAGATATGCCAAGGAACTTCTTGATATGTACCATGCCTCTGGTGACACATTTGAAGAGGGAAGAATAACTTTCGAACTGGGAGAGATATATCAGCACcaaaaggaatttaaaaaggcaaaacaaTATTATCAGAAGGCAGTTGATATGACGAAATGTACTGCTGACAAAAAAACGGAGGCAAAATGTTACCTTGCGATGGGAAATTTATCTTATTCGCGTAGTGAATATCACAAAGCTAAGAgatattacgagaaagcactggCAATCACGGTGTCCTATGGTGACAGAATTATGGAAGCTACCatttacggaaacctaggtacaaGCGTTCAGTCACTAGGGGAATACAACAAAGCTgagaaatattacaagaaagcacttgaaatcagaaaaaaaactggcgacagagagggagaagcaactgactacggaaacttaggaacattgtttcattcactgggtgaatacgaaaaggctaaagaatacactgAGAAatcacttgcaatcagaaaggaaattggcgacagaagaggagaagcagctgactacggaaacttaggatcattgtttcagtcactgggtgaatacgaaaaggctaaagaatacatcgagaaagcacttgcaatcagaaaggaaattggcgacagaaagggagaagcagctgactacggaaacttaggatcattgtttcagtcactgggtgaatacgaaaaggctaaagaaaacaccgagaaagcacttgtaatcagaaaggaaattggcgacagaaagggagaggcagctgactacggaaacttagggaCATTGTTTCgctcactgggtgaatacgaaaaggctaaagaatacatcgagaaagcacttgcaatcagaaaggaaattggcgacagaagggGGGCAGCAAGTGGCTACAGAATCTTAGGAtcattgtttcagtcactgggtgaatacgaaaaggctagAGAaaacaccgagaaagcacttgcaatcagaaaggaaattggcgacagaaagggagaggcagctgactacggaaacttagggaCATTGTTTCgctcactgggtgaatacgaaaaggctcTAGATTACAccgagaaagcaattgccatcagAAaagagattggcgacagaaaaggagaagcaactgactacggaaagttaggaaaattgtttcattcacttggtgaatacaaaaaggctaaagaatacactgAGAAAGCACTttcaatcagaaaggaaattggcgacagaagtgGAGAAGCAGCCtcctacggaaacttaggatcatTGTTTCAGTTACTGTGTGAATaccaaaaggctaaagaatacactgAGATGGCACTaacaatcagaaaggaaattggcgacagagagggagaggcagatgactacggaaacttaggaacattatTTCATTCcctgggtgaatacgaaaaggcaaaagaatacaccgagaaagcacttgcaatcagaaaggaaattggcgacagagagggagaagcagctgactacggaagcTTAGggacattgtttcattcactgggtgaatacgaaaaggctaaagaatacaccaaGAAAGCACTTctaatcagaaaggaaattggcgacagaaagggagaagcagccgactacggaaacttaggatcgTTGTTTCAATCACTGCGTGCATACCAAAGGGCCAAAGAATTCACCGAGAAAGCTCTTgaaatcagaaaggaaattggcgacagagagggagaagcagccGACTATGGAAgcttaggaacattgtttcattcactgggtgaatacgaaaaggctgaAGAACACACCGAGAAAGCACTAGCAATCAGAAcggaaattggcgacagaaagggagaggCAGCTGCCTACGAAAACTTAGCATCACTGTTTAACTCACAGGGTGAATaccaaaaggctaaagaatacaccgcGAAAGCACTAGCAATCAGaatggaaattggtgacaaaaagggagaagcagctgccTACGGAAACTTAGGGACATTGTTTCACTCACTAGGTGAATtcgaaaaggctaaagaatacaccaaGAAAGCACTTgtaatcagaaaggaaattggcgacagaaagggagaagcagccGACTACGGAAACTTGGGATCATTGTTTCAGTCACTTTGTGAAtacaaaaaggctaaagaatacatcgagaaagcacttgcaattagaaaggaaattggcgacagagagggagaagcagctgctTATGGAAACTTAGGGGCATCGTTTCAGTCACTGTGtgaataccagaaggctaaagaatacaccgagaaagcacttgcaatcagaaaagagattgGCGACAAAGGGGGAGAGGCAGCTGATTACAGAAACTTAGGGATAATATTTcactcactgggtgaatacgaaaaggctaaaaaaTTCACGGAGAGAGCACTTGCAATCACAAAggaaactggcgacagaaagggagaagcagccAACTACGGAAACTTTGGAACATTGTTTCACTCACTGGGGGAGTacgagaaggctaaagaatacaccgagaaagcacttgcaatcagaaaggaaactggcgacagaagaggagaagcagctgactacggaaacttagggacattgtttcactcactgggtgaatacgaaaaggctaaagaatacacagagaaagcactcgcaatcagaaaggaaaatgtcgatagaaagggagaagcagctgactacggaaacttaggatcgctgtttcattcactgggtgaatacgaaaaagCTAAAGAATACACGGAGagagcacttgcaatcagaaaagaaattggcgacagagagggagtAGCAGCtggctacggaaacttaggaacattgtttcagtcactgggtgAGTACGAAAAGGCCAAAGAATACaccaagaaagcacttgcaatcagaaaggaaatcggcgacagaaagggagaagcagttgactacggaaacttaggatcattgtttcagtcactgtgtgaatacgaaaaggctaaagagtacaccgagaaagcacttgcaatgagaaaggaaattggtgacagagggGGAGAAGCAACTGGCTAcagaaacttaggaacattgctTCATTCACTatgtgaatacgaaaaggctaaagaatacacggagagagcacttgcaatcagaaaggatattggcgacagaaagggagaagcagctgactacagAAACTTAGGGACAATATTCcactcactgggtgaatacgaaaaggctaaagaatacactgagaaagcacttgcaatcacaaaggaaactggcgacagaaaaggagaagcagctgactacggaaacttaggatcattgtttcactcactgggtgaatacgaaaaggctaaagaatcCACCGAGAAAGCATTAGCAATTAGAAAGGAAGTTGGCGACAGAAGGGGAGAGGCAGCTGACTATGGAAACTTAGGGACATTGTTTcactcactgggtgaatacgaaaaggcgAAAGAATCCACCGAGAAGGCACTTCCAATCAGGgaggaaattggcgacagaagaggagaagcagctgactacggaaacttaggatcgCTATTTcactcactgggtgaatacgaaaaggctaaagaatacactgagaaagcacttgcaatcagaaaggaaattggcgacagaaagggagaagcagctaACTGCAGAAACCTAGGGACATTGTTTCACTCAATaggtgaatacgaaaaggctaaaggaTACACCGAGAAATCACTTGCAATCAGGAAGGAAATTGGGGACAGAGTGGGAGAAGCAGATGACTACAGGAACTTAGGAtcattgtttcagtcactgtgtGAATACCAAAAGGCTAAAGAGTACACccaaaaagcacttgcaatcagaaaggaaattggcgacagaaagggagaagcaactGGTTACGGAGAGTTAGgatcattgtttcattcactgtgTGAAGACGAAAAGGCTAtagaatacaccgagaaagcacttgccattagCAAAGacattggcgacagagagggagaagcaaccAATTGCAGAAACTTAGGATCATTGTTTCACTCACTGGGTAAGTacgagaaggctaaagaatacaccgagaaagcacttgcaatcagaaaggaaattgacgatagaaagggagaagcagctgactacggaaacttaggatcgCTGTTTtattcactgggtgaatacgaaaaggctaaagaatacacggAGAAAGCAATTGCAATCAGAaaagaaattggcgacagagagggagaagcagctgactacggaaattTGGGATCGttgtttcagtcactgtgtGAATACGAAAAAGccaaagaatacaccgagaaagcactcgcaatcagaaaagaaattggcgacagaagaggagaagcagctgactacggaaacttaggatcattgtttcagtcactgtgtgaatacgaaaaggctaaagaatacaccgagaaagcactcgcaatcagaaaagaaattggcgacagaagaggagaagcagctgactacggaaagttaggatcattgtttcagtcactgtgtgaatacgaaaaggctaaagaatacaccgagaaagcactcgcaatcagaaaggaaattggcgacagagagggagaagcaactgGCTACGGAATCTTAGGATCATTGTCTCACTCACTgtgtgaatacgaaaaggctaagGAATACAcggagaaagcacttgccatcatgAAAGAGAATGGCgacagagagagagaggcaactgactacgaaAAGgtaggaacattgtttcagtcactgtgtgaatacgaaaaggctaaaaaatacaccgagaaagcacttgcaatcagaaaggaaattggcgacagggagggagaagcagctgacaacggaaacttaggaacattgttttattcactgggtgaatacgaaaaggctaaagaatacaccgagaaagcacttgcaatcagagtggaaattggcgacagaaagggagaaggaGCTGACTATGGATACTTAGGGACATTGTTTTATTTACTGGGTGAAtacaaaaaggctaaagaatacatcGAGAAAGCACtggcaatcagaaaggaaattggcgacagagggggagaagcagctgactacggaaacttaggaacattgttccattcactgggtgaatacgaaaaggctaaagaatacacggagaaagcacttgcaatcagaaaggaaattggcgacagagagggagaagcagctgactatcgaaacttaggaacattgtttcattcactgggtgaacTTGACAAAGCTGAAGTGCATTTTAGCGAAGCTATCTCAATTTGCAAAGTCATTGGACATAATATGAGTGAGTTAAAAACCCTTTGCGGTCTAACGGTTTTGAAGTTGGCTCAGACTAATTTCAAAGAAGCGCTTTCGTATTTTTCACAATCTATtaaaaaattcgaaaaattgCGACGCTTCGTAAAAGACaatgattatttcaaaatatctttgatgGAGGAGCATGGTGCCTTTCCCTATAAGATGCTCAGTAAATTGGCTTCTGTTATGGAGGAACCTGAACTTTCTCTTTACGTTGAAGAACTCAGACGGGCAAGAGCCCTTGCGGACTTGATGACGGCACGATATTCTGCTAAACAGGCCCAGTTTTCAGGTGATCCACAATCATTGTTTGGCATGCATGATATCATTAAAAGAGAAGTAAATTGTACTTTTGTTTACCTTTCGGTTGATGATGAAGATGTATGGATTTGGATTCTCGAAACAACAGGACAGGTTCTTTTCCGACGTAAAAAGGGAATGGATTCAGACAGTTTTGGAAATGCTGGGTCAGTCCCCAACCCGAAAGTGCTCTTTTCGGAGAGTTTCCGCCACTTTGCCATCCCACCCACAGAGAATTACGAAGATCGCTCTTTAAATGACGAACCTGTTCTAAAGTTATATGGGGATGTTAGGCGATCGCCTCTATCCCACAATGAAACTGAGGATATGAAAACACGTCTGCGTTTGTTCTACAAGCTAATTATCACTCCTGCAGCCGATTTATTGAAAGAACCTGAAATTATCATTGTCCCTGACAGCTGTAtgtaccaagtgccatttgcagccttaCTTGACGAAGGAGGAAGATATTTGTCTGACAAATTCAGGATCCGCATCGTTCCTTCTTTGACGGTCCTTAAGCTCTTTCAGGATAGTCCTTCAAACTATCACAGTAAAACTGGAGCACTGATAGTGGGTGCACCTGAGGTGAGCGAAGTGATTTACAGGGGAAAGAAACAGATCCTCGATCCATTACCAGCTGCAAGAAAAGAAGCTGAGATGATTGGAAAAATGCTGGGCGTTATCCCATTGTTAGGGAAAGATGCAACAAAGGAGGCTGTTCTTGAACAGATGAAGTCAGTTGcgttgatacattttgctgctcACGGAAATCGCGATAGAGGAGAAATAGCACTTTCCCCCGTCAGTACTACTAACAGCACTCCACAAGAAGAAGAATACCTTTTGACGATGGCTGACGTATCAAAAGTTCAACTtcgagctaaactggtagttctaagctgttgtcacagtgggcgcGGAGAGATTAAAGTCGAAGGAGTaattggaatcgctcgagcgttcttaggatccggtgctcggtCGGTGTTAGTGGCGCGGTGGGCCTTGGACGACGAATCAACGGAGCAGTTCATGAAATGTTTCTACGAACACTTGTTCCGTGGTGAgagtgccagtgaatctcttcacgAGGTCAGAAAATGGATGAGAGGTAACCCTAAGtattctgaagtgaagaaatggGCTCCGTTCATGCTGATTGGAGATAACGTCACATTGAG GAAAGAAGACATAATCTGCAACGTTCAAAACTGA